One window from the genome of Poecilia reticulata strain Guanapo linkage group LG9, Guppy_female_1.0+MT, whole genome shotgun sequence encodes:
- the LOC103470454 gene encoding zinc finger BED domain-containing protein 1-like gives MKRTVRRRSSAWSYFEQVGANFVRCKKCDAELKYCGGATSTMISHMAAKHHVSIPLRSAARGSWGETPPSWRAPDTEEESAFNPEREPSERRRNKRSSVWDVFVKVDEEVHCKLCDTKLKYMSSTTSMMYHIKNKHTENPQNNSVAMPTQAQVTKLVTNMIEKDMFPISVVDGDGFRELLADIVHSYNVPSADEITRSIECHYHEKAADLRMRLAAVEKVALTADIWTAMPSQKYITVSCSFITEDWQGKSAVLHTHKLPSGGQLTAECVAEKLFSTTQSWMIAGKVPACVHNNKENIQLTQGVAQVTWNYVSCFATTLHLAVSDGLSEDVLQIISAAGRLVRHFSHSSLAAEALKEKQAQMCLPQHKLIRSNRARWDTVCDMFQCLLEQRWAIKAVLSDRTVTSKHEAQTLEIGDDCWQVIENFTPVLATLKWATTVISAETEVSISNIYPITFSLIQTHLVPKENDVEQVSSFKLAVQKSLRDHMEVDSSDLASNPALIASMLDPRHKHLNFLMPAGRLAAKVKLHELVSKLDASAASPKDEQLETEVTPDLSQTATARKPPSDTKNTMMLLLGDNYSSSYATDSEAQVDYYLRDIAPSLDINPLDWWRLNGPRFPKLASLAREYLCIPGVSLPSLLSDAGQSFAAMRTRLNPEHVNMMVFLNRNASI, from the exons ATGAAGCGCACGGTGAGGAGACGGAGCTCCGCGTGGAGCTACTTTGAACAAGTGGGCGCGAACTTCGTCCGCTGCAAGAAATGTGACGCCGAACTCAAGTATTGCGGCGGAGCCACCAGCACCATGATATCCCACATGGCCGCGAAGCACCACGTGTCCATTCCGTTGCGGTCCGCAGCCAGGGGCTCTTGGGGCGAGACGCCGCCGAGCTGGAGGGCTCCGGACACCGAGGAGGAGAGCGCATTTAACCCGGAGCGGGAGCCCTcggagaggaggagaaacaaGCGGAGCTCCGTGTGGGACGTTTTCGTCAAAGTGGACGAGGAGGTCCACTGCAAACTATGCGACACTAAGCTGAAATACATGAGCAGCACCACCAGCATGATGTAccacattaaaaacaagcaCACGGAGAACCCGCAGAACAACAGCGTGGCCATGCCCACGCAGGCACAGGTAACTAAACTCGTCACTAACATGATAGAGAAGGACATGTTTCCCATCAGCGTGGTGGACGGGGACGGCTTCAGGGAGCTGCTGGCGGATATTGTGCATAGCTATAACGTGCCCTCTGCTGATGAGATCACGCGCAGTATTGAATGCCATTATCACGAGAAGGCAGCAGACCTCAGGATGCGGCTGGCTGCAGTGGAGAAAGTGGCTCTCACTGCTGATATTTGGACAGCCATGCCATCTCAGAAGTACATCACAGTGTCCTGTTCATTCATAACAGAGGACTGGCAGGGAAAGTCAGCTGTGCTCCACACACACAAGCTGCCTTCAGGAGGCCAGCTCACCGCAGAGTGTGTCGCAGAGAAGCTGTTCAGTACAACACAATCCTGGATGATTGCAGGAAAAGTTCCTGCATGTGTGcataacaacaaagaaaacatccaattAACCCAGGGCGTTGCCCAGGTGACCTGGAATTACGTCTCTTGCTTCGCCACAACGCTGCATCTCGCCGTCTCTGATGGCCTGAGCGAGGACGTTCTCCAGATCATCTCCGCCGCAGGGAGACTGGTCCGGCACTTCAGCCACAGCTCGCTGGCGGCCGAAGCCCTGAAGGAGAAGCAAGCGCAGATGTGCCTACCGCAGCACAAGCTCATTAGGTCCAACAGAGCCAGGTGGGACACGGTCTGCGACATGTTCCAGTGCTTGCTGGAGCAACGATGGGCGATTAAAGCCGTCCTCTCAGACCGCACAGTCACCAGCAAGCACGAGGCCCAGACCCTGGAGATTGGAGACGACTGCTGGCAAGTAATAGAGAACTTCACGCCCGTCCTGGCGACTCTGAAATGGGCCACGACGGTCATATCTGCCGAGACGGAGGTGTCCATTTCAAACATCTACCCAATAACGTTCAGCCTCATCCAGACGCATCTCGTTCCAAAAGAAAACGACGTTGAACAAGTCTCGAGTTTCAAACTCGCAGTGCAGAAATCTCTAAGAGATCACATGGAG GTGGACTCCAGTGATTTGGCTTCCAACCCGGCTCTGATCGCCTCCATGCTGGATCCTCGCCACAAGCACCTCAATTTCCTGATGCCAGCAGGGAGGCTGGCTGCCAAGGTGAAGCTGCATGAGCTCGTCTCGAAGTTGGATGCCAGTGCAGCTAGCCCCAAAGACGAACAACTGGAGACCGAGGTGACGCCTGACCTCAGCCAGACGGCCACAGCCAGAAAACCACCAAGCGACACCAAAAACACCATGATGTTGCTTCTAGGGGACAACTACAGCTCGTCTTATGCCACGGACTCTGAAGCTCAGGTAGATTACTACCTGAGAGACATCGCTCCCTCGCTCGACATAAACCCCCTCGACTGGTGGAGGCTGAATGGACCGAGGTTCCCAAAACTGGCTAGTCTGGCGAGAGAGTATCTGTGCATACCGGGCGTGTCGCTGCCGTCTTTGTTATCGGATGCGGGGCAGAGCTTTGCGGCGATGCGAACAAGGCTCAACCCAGAGCATGTAAACATGATGGTCTTTCTGAACAGAAATGCATCAATATAG